The Plutella xylostella chromosome 30, ilPluXylo3.1, whole genome shotgun sequence genome contains a region encoding:
- the LOC119690408 gene encoding uncharacterized protein LOC119690408 isoform X2, whose product MDNIDCHSFIKVNFVLHAEFIQITKDLVNSFDFQGYNYSFCKGDDIELDFEQVVVEFSNKLGEFEKKDSGWSLKKILYVDMNVNKFNPLRGSSYIDLPIDIKHKKAVLNIKNSDYECFSWAVLAGLYPVNKNAERVAAYLPNKNKLNFGDINFPVKLRDVKKFENLNNMSINVFGLEYNNETKKNEIIGPLHFTKHRMPTHLNLLYLTNGSNGHYCLIKNMSRLLSKQITTSNEAIHICDGCLLHFSNKEHLNLHQKNDCVNIRTELPSARNTKPNWFGEHTSSDKLKFDKYDRQMRVPFVVYADFEAFVTPIPSCDNDPEKSHTNNIQKHNVYSFGYYLKCAYDDKLSKYQTYMGEDCPNVFLKYLKKDLELITKKNSFVKSPLPLTDEDKLNISQSQQCYICSKDLNHDATIDHNWHTGAYSGVAHSMCSSKYNPPRFLPVFLHNLSNYDAHFIVHALNFDSGKIDIIPQNKEKYISFSKQIKVNNHNVSLRFLDSFKFMASSLDKLAQNLRSDQFNELKRVFPKEDDFKRLIKKGIYPYEYTTSFDSLKCTSLPDKEDFYNSLTNTNVSDENYKHAQDIWTHFNCHDMSDYSNLYLKTDVLLLADIFENYRNVCSKTYGLDPAHYFTAPGLSWDAMLKYTQIELQLLTDFDKISFIKKGIRGGISLCSNRYAKANNIFMNDYDSRVPPSFLIYLDANNLYGWAMSQYLPTGEFEWVEESVNYNIPDNSEYGYILEVDLIYPHHLHDSHSDLPFCPETICTPNSNEKKLVPNLKNKIKYIIHYRNLKQCIENGLELTKIHRVLKFKQSDWLKKYIDLNTSMRTSAVTDFEKDFFKLMNNAIFGKTMENIEKRVNVHLVTQWENNGKIQGAQSLIARPEFHSASCFSENLIAVQLNKTKLLYDKPIYLGFCILDISKTLMYKFHYSYMKNKFNDRLKLMYTDTDSLIYHIQTENLYSDIKSNLKDYFDTSDYSIDNRHNFPLVNKKKIGFFKDENNGNIFREFVGLRSKMYAIEVENDFIAKAKGINKSVTKTFQLNDYKRCLFNQTRKIDCMLRFKSIKHVIFTQKCSKISLSHNDTKRKLLENSTDTVAWGHYKMSE is encoded by the coding sequence ATGGATAACATAGATTGCCATTCATTCatcaaagtaaattttgttttacacGCAGAATTCATTCAAATCACTAAAGATTTAGTTAATTCTTTCGATTTCCAGggatataattatagtttttgcAAGGGGGATGATATTGAGTTAGATTTTGAACAAGTTGttgttgagttttccaacAAATTAGGCGAATTCGAAAAAAAGGACAGTGGATGGAGtctaaaaaaaatcttatatgTTGATATGAacgtaaataaatttaatccaTTGCGGGGCTCATCATATATTGATTTACCAATTGatatcaaacataaaaaagcagtactaaacataaaaaactCAGATTATGAATGTTTTTCGTGGGCTGTGTTAGCGGGGTTATACCccgtaaataaaaatgcagaGAGAGTGGCAGCATATTTAcccaacaaaaacaaattaaattttggtGACATAAATTTTCCAGTAAAACTACGAGATGTGaaaaaatttgaaaatttaaataatatgagcattaatgtttttggattAGAATACAATaatgaaacaaagaaaaatgaAATCATAGGCCCCTTACATTTCACGAAACATCGAATGCCTACTCatctaaatttattatatttaacaaatGGCTCGAATGGTCATTATTGCCTCATAAAAAACATGTCTCGATTACTTAGCAAGCAGATAACCacatcaaatgaagcaattcATATTTGTGATGGGTGTCTTTTACATTTCTCAAACAAAGAGCATCTCAATCTGCATCAAAAAAATGATTGCGTTAATATACGAACTGAATTACCTAGTGCACGAAACACAAAACCCAACTGGTTTGGAGAGCACACGAGTAGTGATAAGTTAAAATTCGATAAATATGACAGACAGATGAGAGTGCCCTTTGTGGTGTATGCAGACTTTGAAGCGTTTGTTACGCCAATACCATCATGCGATAATGATCCCGAGAAGTCGCATACAAATAACATTCAAAAACATAATGTTTACAGTTTCGGTTACTATCTAAAATGTGCGTATGATGATAAACTTTCCAAGTACCAAACTTATATGGGTGAAGATTGCCCTAACgtatttctaaaatatttaaaaaaagatttagagctcataactaaaaaaaattcTTTTGTTAAATCACCTTTGCCATTGACGGATGAAGATAAACTTAATATATCTCAAAGTCAACAGTGCTATATTTGCAGTAAAGATTTAAATCATGATGCCACCATTGATCATAATTGGCACACTGGAGCTTATAGTGGAGTTGCGCACAGCATGTGTAGTTCAAAATACAATCCACCTAGATTTTTACCTGTATTTCTACATAACTTAAGCAATTATGATGCACATTTTATCGTACATGCATTAAACTTTGATTCAGGAAAAATCGATATTATACCccaaaacaaagaaaaatatatttctttttctaaacaaattaaaGTGAATAACCATAATGTTAGCTTGAGGTTTCTCGATTCGTTTAAATTTATGGCTAGCAGTCTAGATAAGTTGGCTCAAAATTTGAGGTCTGATCAATTTAATGAGCTCAAAAGAGTATTTCCAAAGGAGGACGATTTCAaacgattaataaaaaaaggtATATATCCCTATGAATACACCACGTCTTTTGATAGTTTAAAATGTACATCTTTGCCTGATAAAGAAGATTTTTATAACTCATTAACTAACACAAATGTTTCTgatgaaaattataaacatgCCCAGGACATATGGACACATTTTAACTGTCATGATATGAGTGATTATtcgaatttatatttaaaaaccgATGTGTTGTTGTTAGCCGACATCTTTGAAAATTATAGGAATGTTTGTTCTAAGACGTATGGATTAGACCCAGCACATTATTTTACTGCACCGGGATTAAGTTGGGACGCTATGTTAAAGTATACACAAATTGAATTGCAGCTTTTGactgattttgataaaatatctttTATCAAAAAAGGTATACGGGGTGGTATTTCCCTATGTAGCAATAGATATGCGAAAGcgaataatattttcatgaatGACTATGACAGTCGAGTACCACCTTCGTTTTTGATTTATCTTGACGCTAACAATTTGTATGGGTGGGCTATGTCACAATATCTTCCGACAGGTGAATTCGAATGGGTAGAAGAAAGTgtcaattataatatacctgaTAATTCTGAATATGGTTATATATTAGAAGTTGACTTGATATATCCTCATCATTTACACGATTCTCACTCCGATTTGCCTTTCTGTCCTGAAACAATTTGCACGCCAAACAgtaacgaaaaaaaattagtaccaaatttaaaaaacaaaataaaatatatcattcACTATAGAAATCTTAAACAATGTATTGAAAACGGTTTAGAACTAACTAAAATTCACAGAgttttaaaattcaaacaaagtgactggttaaaaaaatatattgatttgAATACTTCAATGAGAACTTCAGCCGTAACTGATTTTGAAAAAGACTTTttcaaattaatgaataatgcCATATTTGGTAAAACAATGGAAAACATAGAAAAACGTGTGAATGTTCACTTAGTTACGCAATGGGAAAATAATGGGAAAATTCAAGGTGCACAAAGTTTAATTGCCCGACCAGAATTTCACAGTGCATCATGTTTTTCTGAAAATTTGATTGCAgttcaattaaataaaacaaaacttttatatGATAAACCAATTTATCTCGGCTTTTGCATTCTGGATATTTCCAAAACACTGATGTACAAGTTTCACTACTCATAtatgaaaaacaaatttaacgATAGGTTAAAATTGATGTACACTGATACTGATAGTTTAATATATCACATTCAAACCGAAAATTTATATAGCGACATAAAGTCAAATTTAAAAGACTATTTTGATACATCTGATTATTCAATCGATAATCGTCATAATTTTCCACTTgttaacaaaaaaaagataggattttttaaagatgaaaataatggaaatattttcagAGAATTTGTAGGTTTACGTTCAAAAATGTATGCAATCGAGGTAGAGAATGATTTTATTGCTAAGGCGAAGGGCATAAATAAATCTGTAACTAAGACGTTTCAGCTAAATGACTATAAAAGATGTCTATTTAATCAAACCCGAAAAATCGATTGTATGTTAagatttaaatcaataaaacatgttatatttacacaaaaatgCTCCAAAATTTCACTGTCTCATAATGATACGAAGCGAAAATTATTGGAAAACTCAACCGATACTGTTGCCTGGGGGCATTATAAGATGTCTGAataa
- the LOC119690408 gene encoding uncharacterized protein LOC119690408 isoform X1, producing MDLSLDSSSYDAELLKALADYENQETLTGNGRKRKWGDVITPSTSAAATNNDPSQAALQATPLEEDTPPGNKIKCDACQVHIGKRYFSRHLNSKLHREKVLRNHETLENVKIIESAFGQRVKSYRIQLDSSNLNSSVSTDCVITPEVYFEKIKNKIFKLLMDNIDCHSFIKVNFVLHAEFIQITKDLVNSFDFQGYNYSFCKGDDIELDFEQVVVEFSNKLGEFEKKDSGWSLKKILYVDMNVNKFNPLRGSSYIDLPIDIKHKKAVLNIKNSDYECFSWAVLAGLYPVNKNAERVAAYLPNKNKLNFGDINFPVKLRDVKKFENLNNMSINVFGLEYNNETKKNEIIGPLHFTKHRMPTHLNLLYLTNGSNGHYCLIKNMSRLLSKQITTSNEAIHICDGCLLHFSNKEHLNLHQKNDCVNIRTELPSARNTKPNWFGEHTSSDKLKFDKYDRQMRVPFVVYADFEAFVTPIPSCDNDPEKSHTNNIQKHNVYSFGYYLKCAYDDKLSKYQTYMGEDCPNVFLKYLKKDLELITKKNSFVKSPLPLTDEDKLNISQSQQCYICSKDLNHDATIDHNWHTGAYSGVAHSMCSSKYNPPRFLPVFLHNLSNYDAHFIVHALNFDSGKIDIIPQNKEKYISFSKQIKVNNHNVSLRFLDSFKFMASSLDKLAQNLRSDQFNELKRVFPKEDDFKRLIKKGIYPYEYTTSFDSLKCTSLPDKEDFYNSLTNTNVSDENYKHAQDIWTHFNCHDMSDYSNLYLKTDVLLLADIFENYRNVCSKTYGLDPAHYFTAPGLSWDAMLKYTQIELQLLTDFDKISFIKKGIRGGISLCSNRYAKANNIFMNDYDSRVPPSFLIYLDANNLYGWAMSQYLPTGEFEWVEESVNYNIPDNSEYGYILEVDLIYPHHLHDSHSDLPFCPETICTPNSNEKKLVPNLKNKIKYIIHYRNLKQCIENGLELTKIHRVLKFKQSDWLKKYIDLNTSMRTSAVTDFEKDFFKLMNNAIFGKTMENIEKRVNVHLVTQWENNGKIQGAQSLIARPEFHSASCFSENLIAVQLNKTKLLYDKPIYLGFCILDISKTLMYKFHYSYMKNKFNDRLKLMYTDTDSLIYHIQTENLYSDIKSNLKDYFDTSDYSIDNRHNFPLVNKKKIGFFKDENNGNIFREFVGLRSKMYAIEVENDFIAKAKGINKSVTKTFQLNDYKRCLFNQTRKIDCMLRFKSIKHVIFTQKCSKISLSHNDTKRKLLENSTDTVAWGHYKMSE from the exons ATGGATCTCTCTCTCGATTCGTCAAGCTACGATGCAGAGCTACTGAAGGCTTTAGCTGACTACGAAAATCAGGAAAC ATTAACTGGAAAtggaagaaaaagaaaatggggTGATGTCATCACCCCTTCAACGTCGGCCGCTGCAACGAACAACGACCCCTCCCAGGCAGCCCTCCAGGCAACACCTCTAGAAGAAGATACCCCTCCAggcaacaaaattaaatgtgatGCGTGTCAAGTTCACATTGGGAAGAGGTACTTTTCACGTCATTTAAATAGCAAATTACATAGGGAAAAGGTTTTAAGAAACCATGAAACATTAGAAAATGTGAAAATAATTGAAAGCGCATTTGGACAACGAGTGAAATCCTATCGTATTCAGCTCGACTCatctaatttaaatagttctgTATCAACAGATTGTGTAATAACACCCGAGGTATACttcgaaaaaattaaaaataaaatatttaaactactAATGGATAACATAGATTGCCATTCATTCatcaaagtaaattttgttttacacGCAGAATTCATTCAAATCACTAAAGATTTAGTTAATTCTTTCGATTTCCAGggatataattatagtttttgcAAGGGGGATGATATTGAGTTAGATTTTGAACAAGTTGttgttgagttttccaacAAATTAGGCGAATTCGAAAAAAAGGACAGTGGATGGAGtctaaaaaaaatcttatatgTTGATATGAacgtaaataaatttaatccaTTGCGGGGCTCATCATATATTGATTTACCAATTGatatcaaacataaaaaagcagtactaaacataaaaaactCAGATTATGAATGTTTTTCGTGGGCTGTGTTAGCGGGGTTATACCccgtaaataaaaatgcagaGAGAGTGGCAGCATATTTAcccaacaaaaacaaattaaattttggtGACATAAATTTTCCAGTAAAACTACGAGATGTGaaaaaatttgaaaatttaaataatatgagcattaatgtttttggattAGAATACAATaatgaaacaaagaaaaatgaAATCATAGGCCCCTTACATTTCACGAAACATCGAATGCCTACTCatctaaatttattatatttaacaaatGGCTCGAATGGTCATTATTGCCTCATAAAAAACATGTCTCGATTACTTAGCAAGCAGATAACCacatcaaatgaagcaattcATATTTGTGATGGGTGTCTTTTACATTTCTCAAACAAAGAGCATCTCAATCTGCATCAAAAAAATGATTGCGTTAATATACGAACTGAATTACCTAGTGCACGAAACACAAAACCCAACTGGTTTGGAGAGCACACGAGTAGTGATAAGTTAAAATTCGATAAATATGACAGACAGATGAGAGTGCCCTTTGTGGTGTATGCAGACTTTGAAGCGTTTGTTACGCCAATACCATCATGCGATAATGATCCCGAGAAGTCGCATACAAATAACATTCAAAAACATAATGTTTACAGTTTCGGTTACTATCTAAAATGTGCGTATGATGATAAACTTTCCAAGTACCAAACTTATATGGGTGAAGATTGCCCTAACgtatttctaaaatatttaaaaaaagatttagagctcataactaaaaaaaattcTTTTGTTAAATCACCTTTGCCATTGACGGATGAAGATAAACTTAATATATCTCAAAGTCAACAGTGCTATATTTGCAGTAAAGATTTAAATCATGATGCCACCATTGATCATAATTGGCACACTGGAGCTTATAGTGGAGTTGCGCACAGCATGTGTAGTTCAAAATACAATCCACCTAGATTTTTACCTGTATTTCTACATAACTTAAGCAATTATGATGCACATTTTATCGTACATGCATTAAACTTTGATTCAGGAAAAATCGATATTATACCccaaaacaaagaaaaatatatttctttttctaaacaaattaaaGTGAATAACCATAATGTTAGCTTGAGGTTTCTCGATTCGTTTAAATTTATGGCTAGCAGTCTAGATAAGTTGGCTCAAAATTTGAGGTCTGATCAATTTAATGAGCTCAAAAGAGTATTTCCAAAGGAGGACGATTTCAaacgattaataaaaaaaggtATATATCCCTATGAATACACCACGTCTTTTGATAGTTTAAAATGTACATCTTTGCCTGATAAAGAAGATTTTTATAACTCATTAACTAACACAAATGTTTCTgatgaaaattataaacatgCCCAGGACATATGGACACATTTTAACTGTCATGATATGAGTGATTATtcgaatttatatttaaaaaccgATGTGTTGTTGTTAGCCGACATCTTTGAAAATTATAGGAATGTTTGTTCTAAGACGTATGGATTAGACCCAGCACATTATTTTACTGCACCGGGATTAAGTTGGGACGCTATGTTAAAGTATACACAAATTGAATTGCAGCTTTTGactgattttgataaaatatctttTATCAAAAAAGGTATACGGGGTGGTATTTCCCTATGTAGCAATAGATATGCGAAAGcgaataatattttcatgaatGACTATGACAGTCGAGTACCACCTTCGTTTTTGATTTATCTTGACGCTAACAATTTGTATGGGTGGGCTATGTCACAATATCTTCCGACAGGTGAATTCGAATGGGTAGAAGAAAGTgtcaattataatatacctgaTAATTCTGAATATGGTTATATATTAGAAGTTGACTTGATATATCCTCATCATTTACACGATTCTCACTCCGATTTGCCTTTCTGTCCTGAAACAATTTGCACGCCAAACAgtaacgaaaaaaaattagtaccaaatttaaaaaacaaaataaaatatatcattcACTATAGAAATCTTAAACAATGTATTGAAAACGGTTTAGAACTAACTAAAATTCACAGAgttttaaaattcaaacaaagtgactggttaaaaaaatatattgatttgAATACTTCAATGAGAACTTCAGCCGTAACTGATTTTGAAAAAGACTTTttcaaattaatgaataatgcCATATTTGGTAAAACAATGGAAAACATAGAAAAACGTGTGAATGTTCACTTAGTTACGCAATGGGAAAATAATGGGAAAATTCAAGGTGCACAAAGTTTAATTGCCCGACCAGAATTTCACAGTGCATCATGTTTTTCTGAAAATTTGATTGCAgttcaattaaataaaacaaaacttttatatGATAAACCAATTTATCTCGGCTTTTGCATTCTGGATATTTCCAAAACACTGATGTACAAGTTTCACTACTCATAtatgaaaaacaaatttaacgATAGGTTAAAATTGATGTACACTGATACTGATAGTTTAATATATCACATTCAAACCGAAAATTTATATAGCGACATAAAGTCAAATTTAAAAGACTATTTTGATACATCTGATTATTCAATCGATAATCGTCATAATTTTCCACTTgttaacaaaaaaaagataggattttttaaagatgaaaataatggaaatattttcagAGAATTTGTAGGTTTACGTTCAAAAATGTATGCAATCGAGGTAGAGAATGATTTTATTGCTAAGGCGAAGGGCATAAATAAATCTGTAACTAAGACGTTTCAGCTAAATGACTATAAAAGATGTCTATTTAATCAAACCCGAAAAATCGATTGTATGTTAagatttaaatcaataaaacatgttatatttacacaaaaatgCTCCAAAATTTCACTGTCTCATAATGATACGAAGCGAAAATTATTGGAAAACTCAACCGATACTGTTGCCTGGGGGCATTATAAGATGTCTGAataa